Genomic window (Oryza sativa Japonica Group chromosome 3, ASM3414082v1):
CACCCCGCTCGACCGCACCCGCACCGCGCTCACCGCCGCGCTCCGGAAGAAGCTCAAGGACCTCATGCTCGACTTCCAGGCCCTGCGGCAGCGGATCATGTCCGAGTACAAGGACACCGTCGAGCGCCGCTACTACACCCTCACCGGCGAGGTCCccgaggaggaggtgatcgaGCGCATCATCTCCGAGGGACGCAGCGAGGAGCTCCTGTGCGCCGCCGTGGCGGAGCACGGCAAGGGCGCGGTGCTGGCCACGGTGCACGAGATCCAGGaccgccacgacgccgcccgcGAGGTGGAGCGCAGCCTCCTGGAGCTCCACCAGGTGTTCCTCGACATGGCCGTGGTGGTGGAGTCCCAGGGGGAGCAGCTCGACGACATCGAGCGCCACGTCAACAGCGCCACCACCTACGTCCAGGGCGGCAACAAGGAGCTACGCAAGGCCCGCGAGCACCAGCGCAGCAGCCGCAAGTGGCTCTGCATCGGCATCATCATCCTGctgctcctcgtcctcctcgtcatcgTGCCCATCGCCACCAGCTTCAAGAGATCGTGAGCGCGCGGCCGAGGAGAAGCAGCTCATGTTGTTCAGAAAGGGTTCGATCAATTGATCCAGACACTATGCAGTTGTGTCTCAATTCCGGTTTTTTTTTCGCTTTCGTGTTCTCGATTCGTTCGTTAATTTCTGGCCGAATGTTTCTGTATCAATCAGGATTTAGCTGATGATCATATAAAATACTCTACACCCGTATATTTGTTCCGTCAAATTGCAGTGCATTTTACCTAGCAGTCTGAATTTGGGATCAGACTTGCTGCATTTGGGATTTGGTTTCGCAGGGTGATACACGAATTCGTGCTGTTACCGTTGCACTCTCGAATTAATTAACCGTTGGTGAAGGcccaaagagaaaagaaaaatctctCCATGGGCTTTTAAAtttggaaaaagtatacttttaCTCCCTCAACTATCGCCTGATTCAtctcctccaaccacaaaaccgagtatatcgactcctccaactattaaaaccaatgcaaacaatgtccctcggtggttttagaggtggttttggctgacgtggcgacTATGTGGTGGTCTTGACCGAGTCTTTATCCTATGTGACGCTTACGTGgtattagaaaaaaacaaacataaaaaaaatataggacccatatgtcattggtacaaataaaatattgtgagacccacatgtcatcctccctctccttcccttcttcctccccacACTCTCTCCcttactcctctctctctctctccccagaCCTTCTCAGGGGCGGCGCATCTGGTGGTAGGGGCAGCGCCGTCGGGGGCTAACCCAGAACGACCGGCCGGGGCcagcgcccgcgccgtcgtcggccaTCGACTCGCTTCTGACGGTGCAGATCACCGGATCGAGCGCACCTGTCTGACGGCTCGCAGTGCCCCGTCTGCAAGGAGGACTTCGAGCTCGGGGAGGCCGCGCGGCAGATGCCGTGCAAGCACGTGTACCACTCCGACTGCATCGTCCTGTGGCTTGGGTGGTTTGGGTTTGGGCGTGAAGTGATCGACGTCGCTCCTTGTTGCTGGGCGGCGGGATGGGGAGGAACAGGAACTTCTCCTTGCCGTCGCTGTGGCtgcggccgacgacgagctgGCTGATGCGCGTGGAGCATTTTTCTTTCTGTACGGGTCGCTCGCCTGTATCGCCGGTTCGTGTGGGATGGCACGCGATGTAGTGGCGTATGGAGCGCGCATATTGCGTCTGTAATCGCGTCaataaaaggagaagaaaacccGAAAAGCTGCGGTGGCATTTGCAGCACAAGCAGCCTCTTTTCTGTTCGTCATCCGGTTTTGCCAGACGTGAAATATTGTGCACGATGTGTGTTCGATCGAGAGTCTCAGGTTATAGTTTCGTTCCATTGAATTTCCAACAATGCGGCGCCACCGCGCCATGGAACCCATTGAATTTCCAGAGACAGTAGCtctccggcggcgcgccgcggtcCAAGCCGCTCTCGTCGGACGCCACcgcggaagacgacgacgacgtggacgtGGACCACCTATCAAACGAGCCACGGGACTCCTCGAGGAAGAGCCGCCCGAGCGGGGCCCCCGTCCGCGGCTGCACCGTCGCAGCAGCGTCCTTGGCTAGCTGCTGCTGACGATCGCCTCCTCCCCGCAGCGTCCTGGTCGCACAGTACTTTGTGTGAATgatatatggtcccacatattttttatttttatttttattctaatatcacgtaagcgccacgtacGATAAAGACCGCCACGTAGGTGTCATGTCAGCTAAAACCACCAAGGGGTattgtttgcaccggttttaatggttagaggagtcgatatacccgattttgtggttggaggacatgaatcatactcgggcgatagttaagggagtcaaagtatactttttcctttaaatTTTGCCCTGAGAAAGGCCCAGACTAGTTGGGGTTCCTCACGGCCCGACCCAGCCTAACACACATCTTTGGAAGTTCGTAACGTACTTATCTGAAGAACGAACACGACAGCAGGAGACACCGACGGACGAAGACGACAGAGGGGAAAAATTCGGGACAGCAGCTAGCAAAAGAGCCAACCAtgtcacaggctcacagctgGTGACTGGCTGGTGGTAAAGTACTCTACCTTTTTTATCGAGATGAAACCACTGGTAACAGTAGGTGTGCGTCACGCGGGAGGAGAACGCAAAAAATGCTGACCATAAGTAACTTATGGTTTTGATTTAGCCCCCCTcttccaaacaccccctaaatcgTTGAGTAGCATAAAACATCTCATGTGCTTTTGGACAACTTTGGCTTAGTAAAACTGTCGTCATCATCCTCTGGCTGATCTTTTGTAGGTGTAGTGCTTGTTTGTCTGCAAGGTAGCGCTCCTTGCAGTCGAACCGTAGTCTATGCCCCTAAACAGTTcacagcttctcagaatctgtaGTTACATATTCTGAATAATGAACTAAGAAGctagaagctgggtttcagagcttttctaGATTTTCAGAAGCTGGTTACTAAACAACTGTTTCTTAGAATTTAAAGCTCCCCAACAGAACCTATGGCTGCTTTGTTTGCTGCGTGGTGGCTCACAAGCAGTGCGCATCAGCTAGGCATGGCTGATGGAGTGATGGCTCTCAGCTTCCGATGATCATCTTCAGTTCGAAGAGTGCCTTGATCCTAGCTCCCAGGAGAGATGGAAGATCATGAGCTGATGCAAAAGTTGCAAACCGTTTGCACAAGGAGAGATGGAAGATCAATAGACCATGATCCCGTTTTAGCAACGATCTTGCGCTAAAAGCACATTAGCGGATTAGCCAGTCGTGATAATGCTGAGCTCAAAGCCTCAAACCTGCATCGTACACCACGTGTTACCAGTGTCTTGACCAAAGCGGCTGCAAATAGCCTACACAAAGGTCGTGGCCAATTGTTTGCCGACCACAGTATCCAACAACCACTCGTGTGCTCCACGGCGCGAGTCATGAG
Coding sequences:
- the LOC107276918 gene encoding syntaxin-111-like, with the translated sequence MNDLMTKSFMSYVDLKKAAMKDLEAGGDGVELPEVGVTDERLKGFFQETEAVEEEMAAIRDALARLNAANEEGKSLHQPDALRALRGRVNADIIAVLRRARDIRARLEAMDRANAAQRRLSAGCREGTPLDRTRTALTAALRKKLKDLMLDFQALRQRIMSEYKDTVERRYYTLTGEVPEEEVIERIISEGRSEELLCAAVAEHGKGAVLATVHEIQDRHDAAREVERSLLELHQVFLDMAVVVESQGEQLDDIERHVNSATTYVQGGNKELRKAREHQRSSRKWLCIGIIILLLLVLLVIVPIATSFKRS